The following coding sequences lie in one Rhodohalobacter barkolensis genomic window:
- a CDS encoding alpha/beta hydrolase, with product MAGKDREVLVSGKTSFKIEVPYTLIETGEKRKKPLIVYLHGFGENNSEFIKTCDSLFNLEAYHLFIQGPYPIYDRSRKKNVADWGRAWYLYDGNRGQFIKSLELASEFIQEIIDNLLPMLKVSRIGLMGYSMGGYLAGFFALTRWKHVNDLAVVGARIKTEILNDKWENIQHLNIAAFHGEKDDRVKAEPQAKEIETLKEKGVNAELNLLKENHSFSDVYIKRILDWFEKIGYTKL from the coding sequence ATGGCCGGTAAGGACAGAGAGGTTTTGGTATCCGGAAAAACCTCATTTAAAATTGAAGTACCCTATACTCTAATTGAAACCGGTGAGAAGAGAAAAAAACCGTTGATTGTCTATTTACATGGATTTGGTGAGAACAACAGTGAATTCATAAAAACATGTGATTCGCTGTTCAATCTGGAAGCATATCATCTTTTTATTCAGGGACCCTATCCGATTTATGACCGAAGCCGTAAAAAAAATGTTGCCGACTGGGGACGGGCGTGGTATCTGTATGATGGCAACCGGGGCCAGTTTATTAAATCACTTGAGCTGGCATCTGAATTCATTCAGGAGATCATTGATAACCTTTTACCCATGCTGAAGGTAAGTCGCATCGGTTTGATGGGCTACTCAATGGGTGGATATTTAGCGGGATTTTTTGCACTTACAAGATGGAAACACGTAAATGATCTGGCGGTAGTGGGAGCCAGAATCAAAACAGAAATTTTAAATGATAAATGGGAAAACATTCAGCATCTTAATATTGCCGCTTTTCATGGAGAGAAGGATGATCGGGTAAAAGCTGAACCTCAGGCAAAAGAAATTGAAACCCTGAAGGAAAAAGGTGTGAATGCAGAGTTGAATTTATTAAAGGAAAACCATTCATTTAGTGATGTCTATATAAAACGTATTTTAGATTGGTTTGAAAAAATTGGTTATACAAAGCTTTAA